GGAAAGCCGCCATAGGTTTTACGGTTGAAAATTTCTTTACCATCAATAGAAATATGAAAATCGCCGCTTACTTCACTTGGTTGCAGTGTAACAGCTTTTAATTCGTTTTCGAACGTAGTGAGTAACTCCTGTGCGATGTAGGCAGAACGCAAGAGCCAATGACATTTGGGGCAGTATTCAATGGTAATAACGGGTTTCATGTGTTGAACTTAATTGTTAAGGATAAAAGAGCGTTATAAAATTACTGTTATTTTAGTCTGTTAAAAATTATTCTTTGCATCAAAAAGCAAAGCTGGCAGACGTTTGCAAATACTGTAATTTTAGGCATGCTTTCGATCAGTCGTTTATATGTATATCCCATTAAATCGCTTGGAGGGATTGAACTCAGTTCGGCAGAGTTGACCGACCGTGGTATTGAGCACGACCGCCGATGGATGCTTGTAGGAGATGACAACCGGTTTTTAACGCAACGGGAGTTTCCACGAATGGCTTTGCTGCGCACTGCTATTCATGCAAATGAATTGATCGTATCTGAAAAAGGAAATGATGCAGAAAGGATCCATCTTAATTTAAATCCAACAGGAAGTGATTTAATAAGTGTACAGATATGGGATGATGTGTGTGATGCAATTGAAATAAGCAAAGAAATCAACGAATGGTTTTCGCAAAAGTTGAATATGCACTGTAAGTTGGTGTATATGCCAGAGGTGAGCAAACGAAGAGTGGATGTTGATTATGCGTTGAATAAAGAGATCACCGGTTTCTCTGATGCATTTCCGCTGTTGATGATCGGGCAGGCATCGTTGGATGATTTGAACAGCCGCTTGGAAATACCTGTGCCGATGAATCGTTTCCGGCCAAATATCGTTTTCACCGGTGGCGATCCCTATAAAGAAGATACGATGCAACATTTCCAGATCAACGGCATTGATCTGTATGCAGTAAAGCCTTGTGCAAGATGTGCCATAACAACTACCGACCAGGAAACAGCAGCAACTGCAAAAGAACCGTTGAAAACGTTAGCATCATACAGAACAGGAAATAACAAAGTGTATTTCGGACAGAATATTTTATATAAACAACAAGGAACAATTACAGTAGGAGATGAGTTGAAGGTTGTGCAGGTAAAAGAAGCATTGCAGTTGAATGCCTGATCATCTCTCAAATAAAAAGAAGAACATGTTGATCGACAAATATAATCGTGTACATAATTATTTGCGGATATCGTTAACAGATAACTGTAACCTGCGTTGCTTTTATTGTATGCCTGAAGAAGAGTACGAGTTTACGAAGCAGGCTAACCTTATGCAGGCCGATGAAATTGAATCGCTGGCAAAAACATTTGTACAACTCGGCGTAAACAAGATCCGCTTAACAGGTGGCGAACCATTGGTACGTAAAGATGCCGCTGATATTATACTTCGCTTGGCAAAGTTGCCGGTTAAACTTACGCTCACCACCAACGGTACAAGACTGCATGAGTTTGTAGATGTGCTGGAAGAAGCAGGTGTACGTTCGCTCAATATAAGTCTTGACACTTTACAAGCCGCCACGTTTCAGCATCTCACCAGAAGAGATCAGTTTCAGCGAGTGATGGAAAATATTCAACTGCTCATCAACCGCAATTTTCATGTAAAAGTAAATGTGGTTGTGATGAAAGGTTTGAACGATGGAGAGATCAATGATTTTATTGCATGGACAAAAGATACACCGGTGCATGTGCGTTTTATTGAGTTTATGCCATTCAGCGGTAATCAATGGACAAGCAACCAGGTATTTACCTGGCAAGAGATATTACAGGTAGTGGATCAACAATATTCTTTCCTTCCACTAAAGAATGAAGAGCATGATACAGCGAAAGGTTATATTGTTCCCGGTCATGCAGGAACATTTTCTGTCATCAGTACTATGAGTGCACCTTTCTGCAGCAGTTGTAACCGGATGCGTTTAACTGCAGATGGTAAAATGAAAAACTGTTTGTTTGCTGAAAAGGAAATGGACTTATTAACAGCATTTCGAAGCGGACACAATGTAACTGAACTCATCACACAAAACATAGCAGAGAAGGCAAAAGAACTCGGCGGACAATTCACTGCCGACTTTGAACACATCAATGCAGAAACCATTCATAACAGAAGTATGATTGGCATTGGAGGATAGAAGAAACCTGGAAACAAAAGTCGCTTTAGATACAGCAAAAGCTGACGTATAAACGCAGATTTCAAAAGTACATAGTCGTTTTGCTTCATGCCATGAACTTTAAAACTTCGGGGAATTTTTTACTCACCTTTCATCGTGATCCGTAATTGAAAGCTGTCCTTCCAGTTACCTGTCTCCTTCGGTAACGCCACATATGTTTAACAATGGTTGTTGTTATTACTGAACTCATCCCTGCAATCGCATTCAAAACCGTTATTGGCACAATCTTTTAAGTAATAAGATGCTGATTTATTTTCATCAGCAACCAAATAATCATCATGC
The DNA window shown above is from Lacibacter sp. H375 and carries:
- a CDS encoding SelT/SelW/SelH family protein; the encoded protein is MKPVITIEYCPKCHWLLRSAYIAQELLTTFENELKAVTLQPSEVSGDFHISIDGKEIFNRKTYGGFPEIKELKQVVRDIVSPGKSLGHADTKPHHQSSL
- the moaA gene encoding GTP 3',8-cyclase MoaA yields the protein MLIDKYNRVHNYLRISLTDNCNLRCFYCMPEEEYEFTKQANLMQADEIESLAKTFVQLGVNKIRLTGGEPLVRKDAADIILRLAKLPVKLTLTTNGTRLHEFVDVLEEAGVRSLNISLDTLQAATFQHLTRRDQFQRVMENIQLLINRNFHVKVNVVVMKGLNDGEINDFIAWTKDTPVHVRFIEFMPFSGNQWTSNQVFTWQEILQVVDQQYSFLPLKNEEHDTAKGYIVPGHAGTFSVISTMSAPFCSSCNRMRLTADGKMKNCLFAEKEMDLLTAFRSGHNVTELITQNIAEKAKELGGQFTADFEHINAETIHNRSMIGIGG
- a CDS encoding MOSC domain-containing protein, producing the protein MLSISRLYVYPIKSLGGIELSSAELTDRGIEHDRRWMLVGDDNRFLTQREFPRMALLRTAIHANELIVSEKGNDAERIHLNLNPTGSDLISVQIWDDVCDAIEISKEINEWFSQKLNMHCKLVYMPEVSKRRVDVDYALNKEITGFSDAFPLLMIGQASLDDLNSRLEIPVPMNRFRPNIVFTGGDPYKEDTMQHFQINGIDLYAVKPCARCAITTTDQETAATAKEPLKTLASYRTGNNKVYFGQNILYKQQGTITVGDELKVVQVKEALQLNA